Proteins from a genomic interval of Drosophila melanogaster chromosome 2R:
- the Non1 gene encoding putative nucleolar protein 1, isoform A — protein MSLYNFKKIMVVPPAKDFIDIMLSKTQRKTPTVVHKGYKISRIRAFYTRKVKYTQQNFHDRLSQIIQDFPKLDDVHPFYADLMNVLYDKDHYKLALGQLNTARHLVDNVAKDYVRLLKYGDSLYRCKQLKKAALGRMATIMKRQASNLTYLEQVRQHLSRLPTIDPYSRTIIICGFPNVGKSSFINKITRADVEVQPYAFTTKSLYVGHTDYKYLRWQVIDTPGILDHPLEERNVIEMQAITALAHLRACVLYFMDISEQCGHSLEEQVKLFESIKPLFTNKPLILAINKIDILTPEDLPEERRAIITKLQEDKNIPVMLMSTVQETGVMEVKTEACERLLSYRVDQKMRTKKVDNILNRLHVAMPAPRDDKLRAPCIPEKASARLLQNADKAERKRKLEKEIEEEMGDDYTLDLKKNYSEIPEEERYDIIPEFWQGHNIADYIDADIFDKLEELEREEGLREESGVYKVPDMTMDETLKEIREIAKQIRGKRFELRDEKRLSSRKNKPVIPRNKQPKVRDRSVQKLVSTMEGLGVDMSGSENANFTKSVVDLRRGQVAVGSKKVPMQPLLDKESSAVVRKTGQPLKRAPSRDTLGIKNLAIRKKAQIMAKRDIAKKVTSRGLKGEADRFIGTKMPKHLFSGKRGNGKTDRR, from the exons ATGAGTCTGTACAACTTCAAAAAGATCATGGTGGTTCCGCCAGCAAAG GACTTCATCGACATTATGCTGTCGAAGACACAGCGCAAGACCCCGACGGTGGTCCACAAGGGCTACAAAATATCCAGAATCCGGGCATTCTACACGCGCAAGGTGAAGTACACGCAGCAGAACTTCCACGATCGCTTGTCGCAGATCATTCAGGACTTTCCCAAACTGGACGACGTGCATCCTTTCTACGCCGACTTGATGAACGTGCTGTACGACAAGGATCATTACAAGCTGGCGCTGGGTCAACTCAACACAGCCAGGCATTTGGTGGACAA TGTGGCCAAGGACTACGTGCGCCTGCTGAAGTACGGTGACTCGCTGTATCGCTGCAAACAGTTGAAGAAAGCTGCCCTGGGTCGCATGGCCACCATTATGAAGCGACAGGCCTCCAATCTGACGTATCTGGAGCAAGTGCGTCAGCATCTCTCGCGTCTGCCCACCATCGATCCCTATTCGCGTACCATCATCATCTGCGGTTTCCCCAACGTGGGCAAGTCCTCGTTCATCAACAAGATCACCCGCGCCGATGTGGAAGTGCAGCCCTACGCCTTCACCACGAAATCCCTGTACGTGGGACACACAGACTACAAATATCTGCGCTGGCAGGTCATTGACACACCCGGCATCCTGGATCATCCCCTGGAAGAGCGCAATGTGATCGAAATGCAAGCCATTACTGCCTTGGCTCATTTGCGCGCCTGCGTCCTGTACTTCATGGATATCTCCGAGCAGTGCGGACACTCCTTGGAGGAACAGGTCAAGCTGTTCGAGAGCATCAAGCctttgtttacaaacaaacCCCTCATCCTGGCCATCAACAAGATCGATATTCTAACACCAGAGGATCTGCCAGAGGAGCGACGAGCGATTATCACCAAACTACAGGAGGACAAGAACATTCCCGTAATGCTCATGTCCACCGTACAGGAAACCGGTGTCATGGAGGTGAAAACCGAGGCATGTGAGCGTTTGCTCTCGTACCGTGTTGACCAGAAGATGCGCACAAAGAAGGTGGACAACATCCTGAACCGCTTGCATGTGGCGATGCCAGCGCCGCGAGATGACAAACTTCGTGCACCCTGCATCCCAGAAAAGGCCTCGGCGCGCCTGCTACAGAATGCCGACAAGGCAGAGCGCAAGCGCAAGCTGGAGAAGGAGATCGAGGAGGAGATGGGCGACGACTACACGCTGGACCTCAAGAAGAACTACAGCGAAATCCCCGAGGAGGAGCGCTACGACATTATTCCAGAGTTCTGGCAGGGTCACAACATTGCCGACTACATCGATGCCGACATCTTCGAcaagctggaggagctggagcgCGAGGAGGGACTGCGGGAGGAGAGCGGCGTCTACAAGGTGCCCGATATGACCATGGACGAGACGCTCAAGGAGATCCGCGAGATAGCCAAGCAAATCCGTGGCAAGCGCTTCGAGCTGCGCGACGAAAAGCGACTGTCGTCGCGAAAGAACAAGCCAGTCATCCCACGAAACAAGCAGCCCAAGGTGCGTGACCGTTCCGTACAGAAACTGGTGTCGACGATGGAGGGCCTCGGTGTGGACATGTCCGGCAGCGAGAACGCCAACTTCACCAAGTCCGTGGTGGATCTGCGTCGTGGCCAGGTGGCAGTTGGCTCCAAGAAGGTGCCCATGCAGCCGCTGCTCGACAAGGAGTCCTCTGCGGTGGTCAGGAAGACTGGTCAGCCTCTGAAGCGGGCGCCGTCGCGCGACACACTGGGCATCAAGAACTTGGCCATTCGCAAGAAGGCGCAAATTATGGCCAAGCGGGATATTGCCAAGAAGGTCACAAGCAGGGGTCTCAAGGGCGAGGCGGATCGCTTCATCGGCACCAAGATGCCGAAGCATTTGTTCTCCGGCAAGCGTGGAAATGGCAAGACGGATCGCCGTTAA
- the ODA-Dnal1 gene encoding outer dynein arm dynein axonemal light chain 1, with protein sequence MSKATTIKEALKRWEEREQQNSLTAKVIDLQFQWPPIEKMDSTLGTLVQCERISMSTNMIEKIFGLSGMKCLKVLSLSRNYIKQISGLEAVAETLEELWLSYNLIEKIKGLTGLKCLKVLYISNNLIKDWSEFNRLAEIESLEDLVVVGNPLSEGLDEPTWRAECIKRLPTIRKLDGEPVVLNEEPQL encoded by the exons ATGTCCAAAGCCACCACAATTAAGGAGGCTCTGAAGCGCTGGGAGGAGCGGGAGCAGCAAAATTCCCTGACTGCCAAGGTTATTGATCTGCAATTCCAGTGGCCACCCATCGAGAAAATGGACAGCACATTGGGTACGCTGGTGCAGTGCGA GAGAATCAGTATGTCCACGAATATGATTGAGAAGATATTCGGCTTATCGGGCATGAAGTGCCTCAAGGTATTGTCCTTATCACGGAACTACATTAAGCAGATATCCGGGCTG GAAGCGGTGGCTGAAACTCTGGAGGAGCTGTGGCTCAGCTACAACCTAATCGAGAAAATTAAGGGTTTGACTGGTCTGAAATGCCTGAAGGTGCTCTATATAAGCAACAATTTGATCAAGGACTGGTCGGAATTCAATCGCCTGGCCGAGATCGAATCTCTCGAAGATCTAGTGGTGGTAGGAAATCCCCTATCCGAGGGATTGGACGAGCCCACTTGGCGGGCGGAGTGCATCAAGAGGCTGCCCACCATCCGCAAACTGGACGGAGAACCAGTCGTGCTCAACGAGGAGCCGCAGCTTTAA
- the l(2)03659 gene encoding lethal (2) 03659, isoform C produces the protein MSKNAGPKFCKQKISERENTSIEESSLLENNGFDHRNKDESLSVNTSPPLVCRKCFELGHQTENCKQKLTVNSENNSAQNEKEKVLPENPRARSNFISSLCFWYTIPIFRKGYRKTLDSTDLYRPLEEQKSDILGNRLCASWERELKNDGRSPSLVRALLRVFGWQLGFPGLAIFVVELGLRTLQPIFLVKLISYFSGEPDAANAGFYYAVAQIVISALTVMILTPTTFGIHHVCFKMRVAMGSMIFRKALRLTKGALGDTTSGHVVNLISNDIPRLDSAPYTVHYLWVGPLQVLVITYLMYQEIGISAVFGVLFMLLFMPIQMYLGTRTSAIQLKAAERTDNRIRMVNEIISAIQVLKMYAWEQPFEQMVTHAREKEMNTIRQGQYIRGFDFARRIVLSRVAIFLSLVGYVILGKVFTPEIAFMITAYYNVLLAAMSIYVPSAIIQTAQFLTSIRRVEQFMQSEELGSSDKSEGPSKDTVPGNPPSNNNEADLLKSAISIRDLKAKWDPNSPDYTLSGINLEIKPGSVVAVIGLTGSGKSSLIQAILGELKANSGQLQVNGSLSYTSQESWLFSGTVRQNILFGQPMDSQRYEEVVKKCALERDFDLLPLRDNTIVGERGATLSGGQKARISLARSVYRKASIYLLDDPLSAVDASVARHLFDQCVRGHLRGSTVVLVTHQEQFLPHVDQIVILANGQIKALGDYESLLKTGLITGLGSLSKTDKAKTEEQEPLNLNSPDNKNEVTPIKENSEQTVGGSSSGKEHVERQESGGISLALYRKYFQAGGGLVAFLVMLSSSVLAQVAVTGGDYFLTYWVKKESTAAGHGEMEDMESKSMDVYKYTLIIILSVIMNLSSSFLLFNIAKKASIRLHNTIFNRVTRADMHFFSINKHGSILNRFTKDMSQVDEVLPVVLVDVMQIALWLAGIIIVIANVNPLLLVPTLMLSVIFYHLRNLYLKTSRDLKRVEAINRSPVYSHLAASLNGLTTIRALDAQRVLEKEFDSYQDAHSSAFFMYISTSQAFGYCMNCICVIYISIITLSFFAFPPGNGADVGLVITQAMGLIDMVQWGVRQTAELENTMTAVERVVEYESIEPEGMLEAPDDKKPPKTWPEQGEIIFKELNLRYTPNAKAENVLKSLSFVIQPREKVGIVGRTGAGKSSLINALFRLSYTDGSVLIDTRDTRQMGLHDLRRQISIIPQEPVLFSGTMRYNLDPFDEYSDEKLWGCLEEVKLKEVVSDLPDGLASKISEGGTNFSVGQRQLVCLARAILRENRILVMDEATANVDPQTDGLIQATIRSKFRDCTVLTIAHRLHTIIDSDKVMVMDAGRVVEFGSPYELMTKSDSKVFHNLVNQSGRASYEGLLKIAQETFESS, from the exons ATGAGCAAAAACGCGGGACCAAagttttgtaaacaaaaaa TTTCAGAAAGAGAGAATACATCAATTGAAGAATCTTCACTTCTGGAGAACAATGGATTCGATCACCGTAACAAAGATGAATCTCTATCAGTTAACACTTCTCCGCCCCTTGTATGCCGAAAATGCTTCGAGCTTGGACACCAGACCGAAAACTGCAAACAAAAACTGACTGTCAACTCAGAAAATAATTCTGCTCAGAATGAAAAGG AGAAAGTCCTTCCGGAAAATCCCCGAGCTCGATCGAATTTTATATCGTCATTATGCTTTTG GTATACCATACCTATATTTCGTAAGGGTTACAGAAAAACATTGGACTCAACGGACCTCTATAGACCCTTGGAGGAGCAAAAGTCGG ATATACTTGGCAACAGGTTGTGTGCCTCTTGGGAGCGAGAATTAAAAAATGACGGACGAAGCCCAAGCCTCGTCAGAGCTCTGCTGCGGGTTTTTGGCTGGCAACTGGGATTCCCTGGTCTGGCGATTTTCGTTGTGGAACTGGGACTACGCACTTTGCAGCCGATCTTCTTGGTGAAGCTCATATCGTACTTTTCTGGGGAACCAGACGCTGCCAATGCTGGATTTTACTATGCAGTAGCTCAGATCGTTATCAGTGCCCTAACTGTGATGATCTTAACTCCAACCACGTTCGGCATCCATCATGTGT GCTTTAAGATGCGGGTGGCCATGGGCAGCATGATCTTCCGGAAGGCGCTGCGTCTGACCAAGGGGGCACTGGGCGACACTACATCCGGCCATGTGGTCAATCTGATTTCCAACGACATCCCCCGCCTGGACAGCGCACCCTACACCGTTCACTATCTGTGGGTGGGCCCACTTCAAGTTTTGGTCATCACATACCTGATGTATCAGGAG ATTGGAATCTCCGCTGTGTTTGGAGTGCTGTTCATGCTGCTCTTTATGCcaatacaaatgtatctgggTACGAGGACCTCTGCGATCCAACTGAAGGCTGCCGAACGGACGGACAACCGGATTCGGATGGTCAATGAAATAATCTCCGCCATTCAGGTGCTGAAAATGTACGCCTGGGAGCAGCCGTTTGAGCAGATGGTCACTCACGCTCGCGAGAAGGAGATGAACACCATTCGCCAAGGACAGTACATAAGGGGATTCGACTTCGCCCGCAGAATCGTCCTCTCACGAGTGGCCATCTTCCTTAGCTTGGTTGGCTACGTCATCTTGGGAAAGGTTTTCACGCCGGAAATCGCCTTTATGATAACAGCCTACTACAACGTACTGCTGGCCGCCATGTCCATATACGTACCATCCGCCATTATCCAGACGGCTCAATTCCTGACCTCCATCAGACGCGTGGAGCAGTTTATGCAGTCCGAAGAGCTGGGTAGTTCGGACAAAAGTGAGGGTCCTTCCAAGGATACGGTACCCGGTAATCCACCCTCCAACAATAACGAGGCCGATCTTCTGAAATCAGCTATCTCCATTAGAGACTTGAAGGCCAAATGGGATCCCAATTCACCAGACTACACACTAAGTGGGATTAACCTAGAGATTAAACCCGGCAGTGTGGTGGCTGTAATCGGACTGACTGGATCTGGAAAATCTAGTCTCATCCAGGCTATTCTCGGCGAGCTGAAAGCGAATTCCGGCCAGTTGCAAGTAAATGGCTCCTTGTCTTACACCTCCCAGGAGTCGTGGCTCTTCTCCGGCACTGTCCGCCAGAATATTCTATTTGGCCAACCGATGGATAGCCAGCGGTACGAAGAGGTTGTAAAGAAGTGCGCCCTGGAGCGGGATTTCGATCTGCTTCCCTTAAGGGATAATACTATAGTTGGAGAGCGCGGAGCAACCCTGTCGGGTGGGCAGAAGGCCAGGATCAGTTTGGCGAGAAGTGTATACCGGAAGGCGTCCATCTACCTCCTGGATGATCCACTGAGCGCAGTAGACGCCAGCGTAGCACGTCATCTCTTCGATCAGTGCGTGCGGGGTCATCTACGCGGAAGCACCGTAGTTCTGGTTACCCACCAAGAGCAGTTCCTTCCGCACGTCGATCAGATTGTGATCTTGGCGAATGGACAGATCAAAGCACTGGGCGACTATGAGTCGCTACTCAAAACGGGCCTTATCACTGGTCTGGGAAGTCTATCAAAGACAGATAAAGCAAAGACAGAGGAGCAAGAACCATTGAACCTTAATTCTCCCGACAATAAAAACGAAGTAACTCCCATCAAGGAAAACTCCGAGCAGACCGTCGGAGGTTCCAGCTCGGGAAAGGAGCACGTGGAGCGCCAGGAATCAGGTGGCATTAGTTTGGCTCTGTACAGGAAGTATTTCCAGGCGGGAGGTGGATTGGTGGCTTTCCTTGTCATGCTGAGCAGCTCTGTGTTGGCCCAGGTGGCTGTAACTGGTGGTGACTACTTCCTTACTTACTG GGTCAAGAAGGAGAGCACTGCTGCTGGCCATGGCGAAATGGAGGATATGGAATCGAAAAGCATGGATGTATACAAATACACACTGATCATAATATTGTCAGTTATCATGAATTTGTCGTCGTCATTTCTGTTATTCAATATCGCCAAAAAAGCATCTATTCGACTGCACAACACCATCTTCAATAGAGTTACTCGAGCTGACATGCATTTCTTTAGCATTAATAAGCATGGAAGCATTCTAAATCGTTTTACCAAGGACATGAGCCAAGTAGACGAGGTCCTTCCCGTGGTTCTGGTGGATGTGATGCAGATTGCGCTTTGGCTAGCCGGAATAATCATCGTTATAGCCAATGTCAACCCGCTGCTGTTGGTTCCAACACTCATGCTGTCCGTAATTTTCTATCATCTGCGCAACTTATATCTGAAAACCTCGAGGGACTTGAAGCGCGTAGAAGCTATAA ATCGATCACCAGTTTACTCGCATTTGGCTGCTTCACTGAATGGCCTAACCACCATCCGAGCCTTGGATGCCCAGCGCGTTCTGGAGAAGGAGTTCGACAGCTACCAGGATGCGCACAGCTCTGCATTTTTcatgtacataagtacatcGCAGGCATTTGGTTATTGTATGAACTGCATATGCGTGATTTATATATCGATCATAACGCTTAGTTTCTTTGCCTTTCCTCCGGGCAACGGAGCTGATGTTGGTCTGGTCATAACACAG GCCATGGGACTGATCGATATGGTTCAGTGGGGAGTACGTCAAACCGCCGAGCTGGAGAACACCATGACAGCCGTGGAACGAGTGGTAGAGTACGAGAGCATTGAGCCGGAAGGAATGTTGGAAGCTCCGGACGACAAGAAGCCACCCAAGACGTGGCCAGAACAGGGTGAGATCATCTTTAAGGAACTAAACCTTCGCTACACACCGAATGCCAAGGCAGAGAATGTGCTCAAGTCGCTCAGCTTCGTCATACAGCCCAGGGAAAAAGTGGGCATAGTCGGCCGAACTGGAGCGGGTAAATCCTCGCTCATTAACGCCCTCTTCCGGCTATCCTACACCGATGGATCCGTGCTTATAGACACGAGGGACACACGACAGATGGGTCTGCACGATCTGCGCCGACAGATCTCGATTATACCCCAAGAGCCTGTGCTATTCTCCGGTACCATGCGATACAATTTGGATCCCTTCGACGAGTACAGCGATGAGAAGCTGTGGGGCTGTCTGGAGGAGGTGAAACTGAAGGAGGTGGTGTCCGATCTGCCCGATGGCCTGGCCAGCAAAATCAGCGAGGGCGGAACCAATTTCAGTGTGGGTCAGCGCCAGTTGGTCTGCCTGGCCAGAGCCATTCTGCGAGAGAATCGCATCCTTGTTATGGACGAGGCAACGGCCAATGTGGATCCTCAAACGGATGGCCTCATCCAAGCCACCATTCGCAGCAAGTTCAGGGATTGCACTGTTTTGACAATAGCCCATCGATTGCACACCATCATCGATTCCGACAAGGTGATGGTTATGGATGCTGGACGTGTTGTGGAGTTTGGATCGCCCTATGAACTGATGACCAAATCGGATTCCAAGGTATTCCACAACTTGGTCAATCAGTCGGGTCGAGCCAGCTACGAGGGACTGCTGAAAATCGCCCAAGAG ACATTTGAATCCTCCTAA
- the l(2)03659 gene encoding lethal (2) 03659, isoform B: MDKQPVLEPTFDSVSERENTSIEESSLLENNGFDHRNKDESLSVNTSPPLVCRKCFELGHQTENCKQKLTVNSENNSAQNEKEKVLPENPRARSNFISSLCFWYTIPIFRKGYRKTLDSTDLYRPLEEQKSDILGNRLCASWERELKNDGRSPSLVRALLRVFGWQLGFPGLAIFVVELGLRTLQPIFLVKLISYFSGEPDAANAGFYYAVAQIVISALTVMILTPTTFGIHHVCFKMRVAMGSMIFRKALRLTKGALGDTTSGHVVNLISNDIPRLDSAPYTVHYLWVGPLQVLVITYLMYQEIGISAVFGVLFMLLFMPIQMYLGTRTSAIQLKAAERTDNRIRMVNEIISAIQVLKMYAWEQPFEQMVTHAREKEMNTIRQGQYIRGFDFARRIVLSRVAIFLSLVGYVILGKVFTPEIAFMITAYYNVLLAAMSIYVPSAIIQTAQFLTSIRRVEQFMQSEELGSSDKSEGPSKDTVPGNPPSNNNEADLLKSAISIRDLKAKWDPNSPDYTLSGINLEIKPGSVVAVIGLTGSGKSSLIQAILGELKANSGQLQVNGSLSYTSQESWLFSGTVRQNILFGQPMDSQRYEEVVKKCALERDFDLLPLRDNTIVGERGATLSGGQKARISLARSVYRKASIYLLDDPLSAVDASVARHLFDQCVRGHLRGSTVVLVTHQEQFLPHVDQIVILANGQIKALGDYESLLKTGLITGLGSLSKTDKAKTEEQEPLNLNSPDNKNEVTPIKENSEQTVGGSSSGKEHVERQESGGISLALYRKYFQAGGGLVAFLVMLSSSVLAQVAVTGGDYFLTYWVKKESTAAGHGEMEDMESKSMDVYKYTLIIILSVIMNLSSSFLLFNIAKKASIRLHNTIFNRVTRADMHFFSINKHGSILNRFTKDMSQVDEVLPVVLVDVMQIALWLAGIIIVIANVNPLLLVPTLMLSVIFYHLRNLYLKTSRDLKRVEAINRSPVYSHLAASLNGLTTIRALDAQRVLEKEFDSYQDAHSSAFFMYISTSQAFGYCMNCICVIYISIITLSFFAFPPGNGADVGLVITQAMGLIDMVQWGVRQTAELENTMTAVERVVEYESIEPEGMLEAPDDKKPPKTWPEQGEIIFKELNLRYTPNAKAENVLKSLSFVIQPREKVGIVGRTGAGKSSLINALFRLSYTDGSVLIDTRDTRQMGLHDLRRQISIIPQEPVLFSGTMRYNLDPFDEYSDEKLWGCLEEVKLKEVVSDLPDGLASKISEGGTNFSVGQRQLVCLARAILRENRILVMDEATANVDPQTDGLIQATIRSKFRDCTVLTIAHRLHTIIDSDKVMVMDAGRVVEFGSPYELMTKSDSKVFHNLVNQSGRASYEGLLKIAQETFESS, encoded by the exons ATGGACAAGCAACCTGTTTTGGAACCAACATTCGATTCAGTTTCAGAAAGAGAGAATACATCAATTGAAGAATCTTCACTTCTGGAGAACAATGGATTCGATCACCGTAACAAAGATGAATCTCTATCAGTTAACACTTCTCCGCCCCTTGTATGCCGAAAATGCTTCGAGCTTGGACACCAGACCGAAAACTGCAAACAAAAACTGACTGTCAACTCAGAAAATAATTCTGCTCAGAATGAAAAGG AGAAAGTCCTTCCGGAAAATCCCCGAGCTCGATCGAATTTTATATCGTCATTATGCTTTTG GTATACCATACCTATATTTCGTAAGGGTTACAGAAAAACATTGGACTCAACGGACCTCTATAGACCCTTGGAGGAGCAAAAGTCGG ATATACTTGGCAACAGGTTGTGTGCCTCTTGGGAGCGAGAATTAAAAAATGACGGACGAAGCCCAAGCCTCGTCAGAGCTCTGCTGCGGGTTTTTGGCTGGCAACTGGGATTCCCTGGTCTGGCGATTTTCGTTGTGGAACTGGGACTACGCACTTTGCAGCCGATCTTCTTGGTGAAGCTCATATCGTACTTTTCTGGGGAACCAGACGCTGCCAATGCTGGATTTTACTATGCAGTAGCTCAGATCGTTATCAGTGCCCTAACTGTGATGATCTTAACTCCAACCACGTTCGGCATCCATCATGTGT GCTTTAAGATGCGGGTGGCCATGGGCAGCATGATCTTCCGGAAGGCGCTGCGTCTGACCAAGGGGGCACTGGGCGACACTACATCCGGCCATGTGGTCAATCTGATTTCCAACGACATCCCCCGCCTGGACAGCGCACCCTACACCGTTCACTATCTGTGGGTGGGCCCACTTCAAGTTTTGGTCATCACATACCTGATGTATCAGGAG ATTGGAATCTCCGCTGTGTTTGGAGTGCTGTTCATGCTGCTCTTTATGCcaatacaaatgtatctgggTACGAGGACCTCTGCGATCCAACTGAAGGCTGCCGAACGGACGGACAACCGGATTCGGATGGTCAATGAAATAATCTCCGCCATTCAGGTGCTGAAAATGTACGCCTGGGAGCAGCCGTTTGAGCAGATGGTCACTCACGCTCGCGAGAAGGAGATGAACACCATTCGCCAAGGACAGTACATAAGGGGATTCGACTTCGCCCGCAGAATCGTCCTCTCACGAGTGGCCATCTTCCTTAGCTTGGTTGGCTACGTCATCTTGGGAAAGGTTTTCACGCCGGAAATCGCCTTTATGATAACAGCCTACTACAACGTACTGCTGGCCGCCATGTCCATATACGTACCATCCGCCATTATCCAGACGGCTCAATTCCTGACCTCCATCAGACGCGTGGAGCAGTTTATGCAGTCCGAAGAGCTGGGTAGTTCGGACAAAAGTGAGGGTCCTTCCAAGGATACGGTACCCGGTAATCCACCCTCCAACAATAACGAGGCCGATCTTCTGAAATCAGCTATCTCCATTAGAGACTTGAAGGCCAAATGGGATCCCAATTCACCAGACTACACACTAAGTGGGATTAACCTAGAGATTAAACCCGGCAGTGTGGTGGCTGTAATCGGACTGACTGGATCTGGAAAATCTAGTCTCATCCAGGCTATTCTCGGCGAGCTGAAAGCGAATTCCGGCCAGTTGCAAGTAAATGGCTCCTTGTCTTACACCTCCCAGGAGTCGTGGCTCTTCTCCGGCACTGTCCGCCAGAATATTCTATTTGGCCAACCGATGGATAGCCAGCGGTACGAAGAGGTTGTAAAGAAGTGCGCCCTGGAGCGGGATTTCGATCTGCTTCCCTTAAGGGATAATACTATAGTTGGAGAGCGCGGAGCAACCCTGTCGGGTGGGCAGAAGGCCAGGATCAGTTTGGCGAGAAGTGTATACCGGAAGGCGTCCATCTACCTCCTGGATGATCCACTGAGCGCAGTAGACGCCAGCGTAGCACGTCATCTCTTCGATCAGTGCGTGCGGGGTCATCTACGCGGAAGCACCGTAGTTCTGGTTACCCACCAAGAGCAGTTCCTTCCGCACGTCGATCAGATTGTGATCTTGGCGAATGGACAGATCAAAGCACTGGGCGACTATGAGTCGCTACTCAAAACGGGCCTTATCACTGGTCTGGGAAGTCTATCAAAGACAGATAAAGCAAAGACAGAGGAGCAAGAACCATTGAACCTTAATTCTCCCGACAATAAAAACGAAGTAACTCCCATCAAGGAAAACTCCGAGCAGACCGTCGGAGGTTCCAGCTCGGGAAAGGAGCACGTGGAGCGCCAGGAATCAGGTGGCATTAGTTTGGCTCTGTACAGGAAGTATTTCCAGGCGGGAGGTGGATTGGTGGCTTTCCTTGTCATGCTGAGCAGCTCTGTGTTGGCCCAGGTGGCTGTAACTGGTGGTGACTACTTCCTTACTTACTG GGTCAAGAAGGAGAGCACTGCTGCTGGCCATGGCGAAATGGAGGATATGGAATCGAAAAGCATGGATGTATACAAATACACACTGATCATAATATTGTCAGTTATCATGAATTTGTCGTCGTCATTTCTGTTATTCAATATCGCCAAAAAAGCATCTATTCGACTGCACAACACCATCTTCAATAGAGTTACTCGAGCTGACATGCATTTCTTTAGCATTAATAAGCATGGAAGCATTCTAAATCGTTTTACCAAGGACATGAGCCAAGTAGACGAGGTCCTTCCCGTGGTTCTGGTGGATGTGATGCAGATTGCGCTTTGGCTAGCCGGAATAATCATCGTTATAGCCAATGTCAACCCGCTGCTGTTGGTTCCAACACTCATGCTGTCCGTAATTTTCTATCATCTGCGCAACTTATATCTGAAAACCTCGAGGGACTTGAAGCGCGTAGAAGCTATAA ATCGATCACCAGTTTACTCGCATTTGGCTGCTTCACTGAATGGCCTAACCACCATCCGAGCCTTGGATGCCCAGCGCGTTCTGGAGAAGGAGTTCGACAGCTACCAGGATGCGCACAGCTCTGCATTTTTcatgtacataagtacatcGCAGGCATTTGGTTATTGTATGAACTGCATATGCGTGATTTATATATCGATCATAACGCTTAGTTTCTTTGCCTTTCCTCCGGGCAACGGAGCTGATGTTGGTCTGGTCATAACACAG GCCATGGGACTGATCGATATGGTTCAGTGGGGAGTACGTCAAACCGCCGAGCTGGAGAACACCATGACAGCCGTGGAACGAGTGGTAGAGTACGAGAGCATTGAGCCGGAAGGAATGTTGGAAGCTCCGGACGACAAGAAGCCACCCAAGACGTGGCCAGAACAGGGTGAGATCATCTTTAAGGAACTAAACCTTCGCTACACACCGAATGCCAAGGCAGAGAATGTGCTCAAGTCGCTCAGCTTCGTCATACAGCCCAGGGAAAAAGTGGGCATAGTCGGCCGAACTGGAGCGGGTAAATCCTCGCTCATTAACGCCCTCTTCCGGCTATCCTACACCGATGGATCCGTGCTTATAGACACGAGGGACACACGACAGATGGGTCTGCACGATCTGCGCCGACAGATCTCGATTATACCCCAAGAGCCTGTGCTATTCTCCGGTACCATGCGATACAATTTGGATCCCTTCGACGAGTACAGCGATGAGAAGCTGTGGGGCTGTCTGGAGGAGGTGAAACTGAAGGAGGTGGTGTCCGATCTGCCCGATGGCCTGGCCAGCAAAATCAGCGAGGGCGGAACCAATTTCAGTGTGGGTCAGCGCCAGTTGGTCTGCCTGGCCAGAGCCATTCTGCGAGAGAATCGCATCCTTGTTATGGACGAGGCAACGGCCAATGTGGATCCTCAAACGGATGGCCTCATCCAAGCCACCATTCGCAGCAAGTTCAGGGATTGCACTGTTTTGACAATAGCCCATCGATTGCACACCATCATCGATTCCGACAAGGTGATGGTTATGGATGCTGGACGTGTTGTGGAGTTTGGATCGCCCTATGAACTGATGACCAAATCGGATTCCAAGGTATTCCACAACTTGGTCAATCAGTCGGGTCGAGCCAGCTACGAGGGACTGCTGAAAATCGCCCAAGAG ACATTTGAATCCTCCTAA